CTCGATTCGCTGGAGGAGCGTGTAACCGATAAAAAAATGACTCCGGAAGAGAAGACGGAAATAAAGTTGGATATTGGCAAAATCCCTGAGATACTATTGGATAATACCGACCGCAACAGAACCTCTCCTTTTGCATTTACCGGTAACCGATTTGAATTAAGAGCTATGGGGTCATCTGGTAATGCTGCCTCTCCACTTATTGTTCTAAATACAGCACTAGCTGAGCAGCTTCGGGAGTTTAGACTTGAAGTTGAGGCCGTGATAGCCAAGGGGGTTAAGAAAGATGAGGCCATTCTTCAGGTGTTGCGTAGCGTAATTACAGCAAGCAAGCAAATTCGATTTGAAGGGAATGGTTATAGCCAGGAATGGAAGGAAGAGGCTGCAAAGCGTGGTTTGCCCATCATGTACGATGTACCCGAAGCGTTTAATGCGTTTTTGGATCCAAAGTCTCGCGCGATGTTTGGAGCTTTTGCTGTCCTAACTGACAGGGAGTTGGAATCTCGACACGAAATTCGGAATGAGACCTACATTAAGAAGATGCAAATTGAGGCTCGAGTATTGGGCGATTTAGCCATTAACCATGTAGTTCCCACCGCCTTGCTTTATCAAAACCTGCTCATCGATAATGTTAAGGGTTTAAAGGATCTCTTTCCTGAGTTGGAGTTTGCAGTGTTGGCAGAAACACAGCTTCAGAGCATCCGTAAGATTTCCGACCACGTTCGAAATATTCGGCAATTGACCAAAGCGCTGGTTGAGCGCAGAAAAGAGGTAAACAAGATTACGGATATGTTTGAACGAGCTTCAGTATATTCAAAGGAGATCAACGCTATGATGGAGGAGGTAAGATACCATATCGACAAGTTGGAGTTGATTGTGGACGATAAGCAATGGCCGCTACCTAAGTATCGAGAATTACTCTTTTTACACTAGCAGCATAGCGTGTCAAACTTCTTGTTACAATTAGTTTGACCCTGTTTTAGAATCGATGCAGGAGAAGTTTTGTCTTAGCTTCTTTCCTGCATCGATTTTTGTATTTAACCAATTTATAGATGTTTCTCATTCACTAAAAAATTGTTTACTTTTATGCCTTATTGGCCAATGTTGAATAGCCTCTTTGGTTGAACTTGTCAATAATCAGAATATCATTTTTGCATTTTTTGTAAGTAAACACGAAACAATGGCAAAGAACTCCATTTCTATGGCGCTATCAGGCCTTATAGCCTTGATCCTGTGCTTTACAATGCTTCCAGAAAGTAGTCATGCCCAAGGCAAGTTCGAACGGGCCAATAAGGTTTTTGAAGCAGGTGGTTACTATGCATCCATAGACCTTTACCGGAACATATATAACGATATTGCCGATAATACTAAGAAGCCCTTTATCCTATTTCGTATTGCCGAAGCTTTTCGAAATATTGGGAATGCCCGACAGGCCGAGATTTGGTATGCGAAGGCAATTAAAAAGGAGTATGCAGACCCTATTATCTACCTGCACTATGGCGATGTGCTCATGATACAGGACGAATATGATAAGGCCCTTGCTGAATACCAGGAGTATAAGAAGTTGGTACCTAATGATCCAGTGGCTGACGAGCGTATGAAGAGTTGTCAGGTGGCCCAGCAGTGGAAGGAGAGTCCAACCGGCTACGTGTTGGAGCAGGTTGATTTTACGAATACCAAGTTTAATGATTTTTCGCCGGCATATGGGTCTGATGACTATGGAATACTCTATTTTACATCCTCTCGACCTGGTACAGTAGGTAATAAAATTCATGCCGCTACGGGAGAAAATTTTACGGATATTTTTGTTACCGAGCGCGACAGGAAAAATACTTGGAGTACACCAAAGCCTATAGAGGGCGAGGTAAATACCGAATTTGAGGAGGGATCGTGCTCCTTAAGCAGCGATTACAATACAATGTATTTCACTAGGTGCCGCGTAAATAAGCGCGATAAGTTGGGATGTGAAATTCTAACAGCTACAAACCAGGATGGTAAGTGGGGGAAAATTGAAAAAATTCCTATTGCAGGTGATAGCGTAGTGGTTGCCCATCCAAGCATTTCCAGCGATGGTCTAACGCTTTACTTCGTTTCGGATATGCCCGGAGGCTTTGGCAAAACAGATATTTGGAAAGTGACCCGAAACAGCCCAACTGATACATGGGGCGAACCCATTAACTTAGGAGCATCCATTAATACAGCTGGTAGAGAGATGTTTCCGTTCATCCATCCCGATGGCACCCTTTATTTTTCAACCGACGGTAGGCCTGGAATGGGTGGTCTCGATATTTTTAAAGCCACTCCGACCAAGGATGGAGGCTGGGATGTTGTAAATATGCGATACCCAATCAACTCATCTGCCGATGATTTTGGAATTATTTTTCAGAAGGAAAAGGAGATGGGTTACCTAACCTCACGCCGGAAGGGTGGTAGAGGTGGTGATGATATTTACCAGTTCTATCTACCTCCAATTAATTTTAACATTACTGGTATTGTTAAGGATGACAAAACGGATAAACCCCTTGACCAAGCCACCGTTAAGCTTATTGGTTCCGATGGCACTAACCTAAGTGTTGAAACTGGCAACGACGGGGTATTTAAATTTGTTCTGGCTGCCAATAACGATTATGTGCTTGTTTCTCAGCGGAATGGATACTTAAATGGGAAGGGTAAAGAAACTACGCGTGGTCTGACAGCTAGTAAGGATTTTACCGCCACATTGTATATGGCCTCTACTGCAAAACCAATCGAACTACCAAATATTTTCTACGACTATGGCCGATGGGAGTTGAGACCTGAATCGATGGTTTCGCTCGATAAGCTTGTTGAGACACTCAACGATAATCCCAATATCACCATAGAGCTTGGTTCTCACACAGACAGCAGAGGAACAGATGCGTTCAACTACGAATTGTCGCAGAAGCGTGCTCAAAGCGTTGTTGATTACCTAATTGAAAAGGGTATTGCGCCCGATAGGCTTAAAGCCAAAGGTTACGCTGCTTCCAATCCTAAGGTTGTTGATGCTCGCATTGCAGAGTCTTACCCATTCTTAAAAGAGGGTGTAGTGCTCTCCGACGAATTTATAAACGGGCTTCAAACGGATGATCAAAAGGAGATTTGCCACCAGCTCAATCGTCGAACGGAATTCAAGGTTTTGTCCACCGATTATAAACCGGTAGCAAAGCAGTAACTGAAAAGATAAAAAGCGCTCTGGCAACAGAGTCGCTTTTTTTATTTGGTAACAATTCAAACAACAGTTTCAGAAGATGGAAAAGAAGTCCAGATACGAACAAAGAGGTGTATCTGCATCGAAAGAGGATGTTCATAACGCCATAAAAAATCTAGATAAAGGAATTTTCCCAAAGGCATTCTGCAAGGTAGTCCCAGACTTTTTGGGTGGTGATCCCGAATACTGTAACATCATGCATGCCGATGGGGCTGGTACCAAATCCTCGCTGGCCTATGCCTACTGGCGTGAGACAGGCGATATGTCGGTATGGAAGGGTATTGCTCAAGATGCCATTGTGATGAATACCGACGATCTACTTTGCGTAGGAGCATTTGACAACATTCTGGTATCCTCTACCATCGGGCGGAACAAAAGACTTATTCCTGGGGAGGTAATTACTGCAATCATTCAGGGTACTGAGGAGTTTATTCAGGAGATGCGCGATCTTGGAATGAATATTTTTCTCACTGGGGGAGAAACGGCCGATGTGGGTGATCTAGTTCGAACAGTTATTGTGGACTCAACCGTCACTGCTCGCATGCCGCGATCGAAGGTGATTTCCAACGCTAGCATTCAGGATGGAGATGTAATTATTGGATTATGCAGTTACGGGAAAGCATCGTATGAAAAGAAATATAACGGAGGAATGGGTTCCAATGGGCTTACTTCTGCCCGACACGATATATTTGCAAAAGCTGTTGGCGAAAAATATCCGGAAACATACGATACGGGAATACCTAATGAAGTTGCCTACACTGGGTCGTTAAATTTGACACAAAAGGTTGACAGCGTTGGCATGACGGTAGGCGAATTGGTGCTATCTCCCACCAGAACTTATTTACCCGTTGTTAGGGAAATACTAACCAACTATAGCCCTTTGATTCATGGTCTTATTCATTGTTCTGGTGGAGGACAAACCAAGATATTGAACTTCGTCGATGGTTTACACATTATTAAAGACAGTATGTTTGCCGTTCCACCCTTGTTCAACTTGATCCAGCATTCATCCAATACCGATTGGCAAGAAATGTATAAGGTATTTAACATGGGACACCGATTTGAAATTTATGTGTTTCCTGAATTTGCCGATGATATTGTGGCCATTTCGAAGGAGTTTGGAGTCGACGCTCAGATCATTGGTCTTGTTGAGTCATCAAAGGAGAAGAAGTTGACCATTAAAAGCGAGCTTGGTACATTCCTTTATTAGTAAGATTGAGCTTCGAAATTATTGCTAAATTTGCAGCCAATTTTAAGGAGGTCATATAAATGAGCGATTTTCTAGGTAAACTTCATAGTTTGAAACTCAAGTTTGAGGAGGTTGGGCAGCAATTAACTGACCCTCAAATCATTTCAGATCAAAAGCGATATGTTTCGCTGAACAAGGAGTATCGGGAACTTGAGCCATTGGTGGAGGCTTACGAAACGTATAAGAATATTTTAAGCAATATCGACTTTTCAAAGCAGATACTATCATCGGAGAAGGATGATGAGATGCGCGAAATGGCCAAAGGTGAAATTGACTCCCTAACAACACAGAAGGAAAAGATTGAGGAGGAGATAAAGTTGCTCCTGATTCCTTCGGATCCAGAGGATGAAAAAAATGCAATTCTCGAGATTCGGGGAGGAACGGGTGGTGACGAAGCTGCTATTTTTGCCGGAGACCTCTTCCGAATGTACTCGAAGTATATCGAAAGTAGGGGGTGGAAGTACGAGATAAACGACTACTCTGAAGGCTCTGCTGGAGGCTACAAGGAAATTGTGATGAAGGTAACCGGAAAAGGTGTATACGGTATTTTGAAGTATGAATCGGGTGTACATCGTGTACAGCGGGTACCTCAAACCGAGACACAGGGGCGAGTGCATACTTCTGCTGCAACAGTTGCAGTTCTACCGGAGGCGGAGGAGTTTGACGTTGATATAAAGATGGAGGATATCCGTAAGGACACCTTTTGTGCGTCTGGCCCTGGAGGACAGTCAGTTAACACAACCTACTCTGCAATTCGTTTATCGCACGCACCCACTGGTATAGTGGTGCAGTGTCAGGATCAAAAATCTCAGATTAAGAACTTTGAAAAGGCGATGGCTGAACTGCGCACTCGAATCTACAACCTCCAGTATCAAAAGTATATTGACGCAATTGCCAGCAAGCGAAAAACAATGGTGTCAAC
The nucleotide sequence above comes from Williamwhitmania sp.. Encoded proteins:
- a CDS encoding OmpA family protein gives rise to the protein MAKNSISMALSGLIALILCFTMLPESSHAQGKFERANKVFEAGGYYASIDLYRNIYNDIADNTKKPFILFRIAEAFRNIGNARQAEIWYAKAIKKEYADPIIYLHYGDVLMIQDEYDKALAEYQEYKKLVPNDPVADERMKSCQVAQQWKESPTGYVLEQVDFTNTKFNDFSPAYGSDDYGILYFTSSRPGTVGNKIHAATGENFTDIFVTERDRKNTWSTPKPIEGEVNTEFEEGSCSLSSDYNTMYFTRCRVNKRDKLGCEILTATNQDGKWGKIEKIPIAGDSVVVAHPSISSDGLTLYFVSDMPGGFGKTDIWKVTRNSPTDTWGEPINLGASINTAGREMFPFIHPDGTLYFSTDGRPGMGGLDIFKATPTKDGGWDVVNMRYPINSSADDFGIIFQKEKEMGYLTSRRKGGRGGDDIYQFYLPPINFNITGIVKDDKTDKPLDQATVKLIGSDGTNLSVETGNDGVFKFVLAANNDYVLVSQRNGYLNGKGKETTRGLTASKDFTATLYMASTAKPIELPNIFYDYGRWELRPESMVSLDKLVETLNDNPNITIELGSHTDSRGTDAFNYELSQKRAQSVVDYLIEKGIAPDRLKAKGYAASNPKVVDARIAESYPFLKEGVVLSDEFINGLQTDDQKEICHQLNRRTEFKVLSTDYKPVAKQ
- a CDS encoding AIR synthase related protein — encoded protein: MEKKSRYEQRGVSASKEDVHNAIKNLDKGIFPKAFCKVVPDFLGGDPEYCNIMHADGAGTKSSLAYAYWRETGDMSVWKGIAQDAIVMNTDDLLCVGAFDNILVSSTIGRNKRLIPGEVITAIIQGTEEFIQEMRDLGMNIFLTGGETADVGDLVRTVIVDSTVTARMPRSKVISNASIQDGDVIIGLCSYGKASYEKKYNGGMGSNGLTSARHDIFAKAVGEKYPETYDTGIPNEVAYTGSLNLTQKVDSVGMTVGELVLSPTRTYLPVVREILTNYSPLIHGLIHCSGGGQTKILNFVDGLHIIKDSMFAVPPLFNLIQHSSNTDWQEMYKVFNMGHRFEIYVFPEFADDIVAISKEFGVDAQIIGLVESSKEKKLTIKSELGTFLY
- the prfA gene encoding peptide chain release factor 1 yields the protein MSDFLGKLHSLKLKFEEVGQQLTDPQIISDQKRYVSLNKEYRELEPLVEAYETYKNILSNIDFSKQILSSEKDDEMREMAKGEIDSLTTQKEKIEEEIKLLLIPSDPEDEKNAILEIRGGTGGDEAAIFAGDLFRMYSKYIESRGWKYEINDYSEGSAGGYKEIVMKVTGKGVYGILKYESGVHRVQRVPQTETQGRVHTSAATVAVLPEAEEFDVDIKMEDIRKDTFCASGPGGQSVNTTYSAIRLSHAPTGIVVQCQDQKSQIKNFEKAMAELRTRIYNLQYQKYIDAIASKRKTMVSTGDRSAKIRTYNYPQGRVTDHRINLTLYNLASIIDGDIQELLDKLQMAENAERLKESEI